Genomic segment of Photobacterium profundum SS9:
CCGAGAGAACCAGATTGATAGACAGTTTCAATGCCTAACTGACGGGCATGTTGTACCGTATAGCGATGAGTCGGCACCTTCTCACCACCAATCATTAACTGACCACTTTCAATTTGCTCGGCACCGGCAATCAACTTGATGAGGGTTGATTTTCCGGCTCCGTTATCACCGAGCAAAGCACATACCTCACCACGATGAAGTGAGAATTGAATATCTTTTAACGCGTGGACCTGGCCAAACCATTTGTTCAGCCCTGTCAACTCAAGCACTCGAGCCGTCATTAACGAATGCCTTTTGCAGCCAAGGGCGCAATAAAATCGATATTATTCTGGCTGACAAATCCAGCGCCAGTATTGATATCTAGGCCAGAAAACCCATAACGCTTGCTCAATACAACCTGTACTACAGACAGGTACCCCATCAGATATGGCTGACTATCGGCAACGAGCTGGACGTAATCTGTTTTAATCGCATCCGCAGTTGCTGGCGAAAGGCTAAACCCTGCCACATACAGTTCTTGTGGGCGAATACCTGTATTACGCAAGAAGTTCCCCATTTGTGAGGTAAGCGCTCCATGATCCACCATAATCAGCTTCACATTCGGATTGCGTGCTAGGTAGGCTGTGATTACACTGGTTCCCAGAGAAGGATCTTTATCTGTTTCTGGTGAGATTTGAAGAAAATCGACGGTTAAACCTGCTTCTTCTAGAGTGCTGATCAGCCCACGTGTTGAATCACTACGCTCGGCAATATCTTTGATCCCCCAGACCATCGCTTGATCACCAGCCTTGAATTGACCACGGCGTAATGCTTCTTTGGCCAAATGAATACCGCGTGCAGCGTTACTCACCCCGACATAGCCAAATCCTTTACTCTGTTCATTTGCCATCGTGGTTGGAAGGGCAGTATCAACTGACGTAACTTGAATGCCTTTGCTAAATGCTTCATTAACCAAATTTTCGTAGGCACTGTCACCAGGGTGCCCCATTACAACAATACCTGTCGGTTTGGCAGCCAGTGCTAGCTTGAAATTTTCAATCATCTTTTGCGGTTGCCAATCTGAGTACATTACACGTAGATCGACCCCTAAATCATCCGCTGCCTGTGTCGCTCCATTTTGAACAACTGTTGCGTATGGTCCTCCTACTGGTCCGCCGACATCAAACCAAATTGACATGTCCTTTCCTGACGGGGAGGCCGCTGCTGTTGGAGTGGATAACGAGAAAACAGCTAAAAATAGAGCTGCCAATGTAGTATTTTTTGATTTGCCAGATAAAATGCCATAAATATTCATAACAACAATACTCCTGATTGGTATATGTACAGGTTGCACATAATACGCCTTGAGTATTGATGTTTAGTCAAAAGAATATTCTTTTTATGATTCTCGTCTCATTTAGTAGAAGCTATTGATAATATAGAATAAAAATAATCAATGGCAGGTTTACACAGTAGTATCATTTTTCGAGAGAGTTTAAAATTTTCCTTATGCTCGAATTAACAAAGAGCCGATGCATCTTTGGTTCCGAGAACAAATTAATATGCTGATTGAGCAAGGGATTAAGGATTTAAAGTTAAAAGAAAATTTAATCACGTTTCAGTATCACTTCTTTCCCAAAGATAATTTAGCGACTCATGAACACCCCTCAATTAAAATAGAAACACTTTATCCCAGAGCTCATTTTTGGTGCCCTCGTTGGTATTGAGCCTGATCACGCCTCATCACTCTGGGTTGCAACAAAACCCGTATTTCTGTAACCGTTCACCAGCCCCCTATTGACACAAAAAAATGTGATGGAGCGCACTTGATCCACATTTGGCTATTGAGTGATCCTCCCCACACGTCATGCTTACCAGTATGAAAAAGAAATTATCATTTAAAGAAGAACCACCGACGGTAAATAGCCTCAATGAAGCTCAAGCTCTTATCCAGGAGCTATGGGAGAAATTGCGGCACTACGAAGACAAGCTCTCGACGAGTTCTAAAAACTCATCAAAGTCGCCATCATCTGATGGCCCAAAAGAGAGGGCTGAGCGAAAAAAGCTGAAAGCCCTCGTAGCGGCAATAAGATTGGAGCTCAACAAGGTCACGAGGGCAAACGGCGAAAACTGAGCAAACTCAAAAAGACAGATACTGTTGTACCCTGTGTGCCCAGTTCACTGTGCCCTTGTTGTGGCGATAGTCATATCGCGATTAATCAAAAACCATCCTATCGGCATCAAGTGCATGAAATCCCTGAGCCAATTGTAAATATTACTGAATATCAAGTCTTTCATGGCCGGTGTCAAAATTGCCAGACTTCCGTTAAGGGGAAGCGGCCTCAAGATACCCCACAGGGAATAATGGGCCCTAACCTCATGAGCTACATTGCCCTGCTGGCTGGACAGTTTCATCTCAGCGTTCGTAAAATACAAGAATTACTCAAGCTGCAGTTAGGCACCTCCTTTTCCACGGGCGCTATCTCCGAGGCTCAAGGAAAAGTATCATCGATGCTTACGCCTTTACATCAAGCCGTTCGAGACGCCATTCAAAAAGCGCCAATGGTTCATATTGATGAGACTTCTCACATCAGAAATGGTGAAAGCAGCCTACGCTGGTGTTGGCTGATGTCGAGTGATGATTGGGTCTATGAACGTGTTTTGTTTTCACGCTCAACCCACTCGGCAAAAGTGATGCTGAATGAAAAATTTGCTGGGGTTGTTATCTCCGATCAATGTGCCAGCTATAATTGGCTCAATCCTGAAAAACATCAATTTTGCTTAGGCCACCTAAAGCGAAATCTCCAACAAATGGCCGATTACAGTGGGGGTGGGTTAACCGCTTTTATTGGCAAACGACTGACTCTGCTTATCAATATGATTTTTCGCACTCAACATTGTTATGAAGAAGAAAACATTTCAGCGGAGATATACTTTCGGAGAATGAAGCGATTGAGAAAGAGCTTAACGCGCTGGTTACACAAAGGCGCGGATGTCACAACATCTAGATATAGCGGTCGATGTAAATTCATTCTTAAGCACGAAGTCAGTTTGTGGGTATTTCTGACGGCTCCCTTAACAATCCCATTAACCAACAATGAAGCCGAGCGCCGGTTACGTGGAAGCGTGATCATGCGAAAAATCAGTTTTGGTACAAGCTCCGATCGCGGTGATAAGTTTCGAGGCCGAATACACACTCTTGTTGAAACCTGCAAGAAACGAAGTATGTCACCATTTATCGCTCTTCAACAGATTGTCAATGCTGTCGTGAAAAAACAGCCATATCCTGACATCTTCAATCTTTGTTCAGGGTAGCAGTCAAGCTACTCTGGTGAACGCTTACCGTATTTCTTCGATAAGTTATTTGAGGGGGACTAAATTGAAAAATGGAATATACTCCACAGTATAAATTATACTAAGTAGTGTTGCTTTTGTTGTATTAATCAATCAGATGTGTGAAAAAGATGCTTATGGATCATTTCAATCATAGCCACGCTCCTTTTATTTTAGATGACAAAGCGGTGAGTGAATTATTACCTAAACTAGATGTTCAATCGCTCATGAAAGAGTTGTTTATCGCGATCGCCAATCAAAAGGCGGTTCAGCTAAATCAAACACTTACCCCTTTTCCTGATGATAAAGGGGACTACATTACTTACCTTGGAGCGTTAGCCGATGAAGACTGGGCAACCACTACTGTGGTGTGATTCTGGATAACTGATGGTAGAAAGAACGGCAGGAACAACAGCCCTCGCGATTGATTGCCTTGCACCTCAACAAAGCCAACAATTGGCTATGGTCGGGGCTGGAAATGTTGCATTAGTTCATCTTCGTCATGTGTTAGGTCTGCGTAATTGGAAAACCATTTATGTTTTCGCGCCAGAACTAAGTGACGATCTAGAACGCTAAGCGACTGTTCGTGCCATGGACTCAAGAATCGAAATATCAACTTCCGTTATGGATGCGACAAACCAAGCGGATGTCATCATGCTCTGCACCTCTTCAGCGACCCCAGTGATTGCTAAAGCGCATGTAAAGGCATCGGCACTGATCACTTCTATCAGTACCAACGCTGTGAACGCCCATGAAATTCCACCAGAAATGCTCTTAATTCTCGCTGAACATTGCATCTTGAAGTAGTTTGGGTATAGCGTACCAGGCCCTGATAACGATCATTTGATATGCAATAAACAGAAGATTCGGAGTCCACCGGAAATCGCCCTAAAACTGTCACAATCTCTCAATTCAGCGTGTAGGAATAGGAATAATTCGCCAAAGGTATATTATGTGTCAGCATAATAATAAATATACGCCGTACGGCACGCAAAAGGCAATTCATTCTGGGAAGATAATCCAGCGACAAAGCATGGCAGTATACTGAGAACCGATGACTTACAAAATTTTGATTGTAGAAGACGACCCTATTATTAGGATGAAGATTAAGGGGCACTTCGCCCAGGCTGGTCACACTGTTTTCGAGGCTGATAACGGTGTTGGGATGAAAGAGATCCTTAACCGCGAGAAAATTGATTTGATCCTGCTGGATATTAACTTACCAGGAGAAGACGGCATACAGCTCACCCGTGACGTGAGGAACACATCTGACATTGCTATCATCATGGTCACAGGGCGAACTGACCCCATCGACCGGATTTTAGGCCTTGAAATGGGCGCAGATGACTATGTAACCAAGCCTGTAGAACCACGAGAGCTGCTGGTACGTGCAAAAAATTTGCTATGGCGTATCCAGCTTACCCGTGACGCTTTGGAACAGGCAGAGGCTGCCTGGTCGCAACTGGAAAAGGATGATAGTACATTCCGGTTCCTGGATTTTGAATTTGATGTTGCTCAGCGTCAGCTGTCAAAGTGTCAAGATATGGTAAAGCTAACCAAAGCTGAATATGAGTTGCTGGTCGCTTTCATCACGCACCCCAACCGGGTTTTAGGTCGAGACAGGCTTCTAAACCTGATCTCTCATCGAGTTGATACACCGAGCGATCGTACCGTTGACGTTTTGATCCGCCGGCTGAGAAACAAGATGGAAGAAAGCATCAAAAACCCCAAGATTTTTATCACCATACACGGGTGAAGGTTACCTCTTTGCGCCCTGAGGTCGCTTAGCCCCGTGAATATAAACATAAGAAGCCAGCTTTCATTCATTATGTGCGCCTCATTGCTGACAATGAGTGGTTTTTTTATCACAAGCCTTATGAATACGGAAAAATCTGTTCTTGAGGCGGAACAAAGTAATGTGAGTGTTAAGGTTGCTAAGTTATTGAATGATAATTTAAAGGGCCAGGTTGATACCGTTACCCGCTCCCTTTCCTATTATTATGAGAATTCGAAGCTAGAAAATATCAAGGCAGAATTAGCGACTGATATCACTACGTTTAGAGATGCCATAGACAATATTTATAACAACAGTGACTCTGCGGCCGATGCCGAAACCAGCATTCACGCTTTTATCAATGAATACCGCTGGGACAATGGCCGGTATATCTTTGCCTATGATGCAGCCTCAATAGTGAACAAGGCTAACGGAGCCAACGCCAGTATTATCGGCACCAGTGCTTATGACAAAAAAGACACCAATGGCAACTATTACGCACGAAATATTGTCAGTGCAACCAAAGCCAATGCTATTGGGTTTACCAGTTATCACTTCTTAAACCCGGTAACCCAAAAAGTCGAAGAAAAACTGACGGCATCGTTTTATTTTGAACCGTTAAACATGGTTGTTGCGACGGGCGAATACATCAGTACATTAAGGCGAGATGAACTAGAGGCGGCTATTAATACTATCAGTTCATCAAAATACGGCCAAAATGGCTACTTTTGGGTACAGGACAAGAGCGGCAAGATCCTGGCTCATCCCAAGGCAGAAATTATCGGTACTATCGTTCCGTCAACAACATCAAGAATTGCCGACAGAATAAAAGGCCAATCCGAAGCCTTTGTTAAAATTGCTTACGAAAATCCGACCACCAAACAAACAGAGAACAAAATTGCCTATGCCAGGAATATTTTTCCTGAATGGGGGTGGACGATTGCTACCGGCACTTATGAGAGCGACATCACTAGCATTCAAGATGGGCTGACTCGCGCTACGGCAGAAATTTTTAATGACAAAGTGTACATGAACATTGCTACTGCCGCTGTACTGCTGATTATTGCTCTGCTGGTCGCAACCTGGTCGATCAATAAGATTGTTAGAGGCTTAGTGATCCTCAAAGAGCGCATTGATACTTTATCGACCGGCGAAGCCGACTTAACCTCACGGATTGATATCACGTCACATGATGAGTTGGGCGATATTGGCAAGTCGGTAAACAACTTCATTATTTATCTGCAATCCATGACTCTGGAAATTTCGCAAGCCTCTGCTCATATCACTGACGGTATCAAGCACGCCTCCGAGACGGCCGTAAATACCCCAAAAGCCAATGACCAAGCACTGTTGGAAAAAGATGATGTGCTTGAGGCTCCTGGCAGTATGACCGCCGTAATAAGGAAACTGGCGGCGGGTGATCTCTCCGTAGATATTCCGCGGGGGGAGAGTGACGAGATAGGTCATCTCGCGGATGCAATATCGGTATTTAAAAAAAATGCTTTGGCTCTACGAGAGCACCAGAATGAACTGCAAAAACTGGTAGATGAACGTACTACGCAGCTTACAGAGGCTAATAACGCACTAAACAGTGAAGTCGCCAAGCATGCAAAAGCACGAGAACAAGCGGAACAGGCCAACAAAGCCAAATCGTCTTTCCTTGCCCACATGAGCCACGAGATCCGCACCCCCATGAACGGGATAATGGGGACGCTACACCTCCTTGATGATACAACCTTAGACAACGCACAAAAACACTACACTAAAACCATTATTTCATCAGGCGAAATTCTGATGGGGGTACTCAATAATGTCCTGGATTATTCTAAAATCGAAGCCGGGTGTTTCGATATAAATGAAACAAATTTCCGCACCGATTTGATTGTGGGCAATGTTGTCAACATGCTTAAAGCCAGAGCCAAAGAAAAGAACATAAAACTAACTTACGCAGTAGCAAGCGATGTCCCAGATTATTTGCATGGTGACGCCAACAAAATCATCCAGATCCTCACTAACTTAGTCGGTAACGCCATTAAATTTACCAACCTCGGAAGCGTTACAATCCGTGTGCAGCTCAAGGAGCAACTGCCGGAAGACCGTTTTTTGCTCAAGTTTGAAGTTTTAGATACTGGCAAAGGTATCCCTGAAAGAAAGCAGGCTGTTATCTTTGAGCCTTTTGAACAGGTAACTCAATCAGAAGGCGGTACCGGGTTAGGCTTGCCTATCAGCAAGCGGTTCGCCGAGATGCTTGGCGGGGAGTTAATGGTGTACAGTGAGCCGGATATCGGTAGCCGGTTTATTCTTACTCTGCCGTTGAATGCTGGCGAGGAAGGCGAACTCATTTCCACAGATGTAACGGTTTCCCTTACTGTCCCACCATTAAATATTTTGTTGGTAGAAGATAATGAAACGAATGTGCTGGTCGCTAAAGGCTTCCTAGACAAGCTTGGTCACAAGGTTGTTGTAGCCATGACAGGAGAAATGGCACAACGTGCGATAGAGGATCATCATGTCGACATCATCTTAATGGATATTAATCTACCGGATACTGACGGTGTTACGCTGACGGGTAGATTGAGAGAGAAAGCAAATCGCTATATACCCACTATTGCCTTCTCTGCCCATGTTTTCCGGCAAGACATTGAATCATACCTTGAGGCCGGCCTCGATGGTTTCTTAGGTAAACCGGTACAGTTTAAGCGGATGCAGACTGTCATCGCTAATGTCTATAACGGCCAATCCAGCAAGTTCGATGCAGTTAGGGATATAGATCGGGACGTGGATAAGGAACCTGCCGTCACTCTTTTTGACTACTCGGTGTTGGAGGGGGACAGACAGATCCTCGGAGATGGGCTGGTACACGATATGGTAGAAATGTTTTACGTACGTTCGGCGACTCTGACCCATGAAATAAAAATCCAGAGCTCAGCAAAAGCTCTTGAGTTGCCAGTTCACAGCCTTAAAAGCTCCGCTGGAGCCATTGGCTTAATCGCCCTGAGTAAAGCTTGTGAGGAGCTGGAAATAGCTTGTAAGCAAGGTGCTGATGAGCTGGCGTTAACGAAATTGTCAGCGGCCTTACTTGCTATCTATGCCCCTTCTATCGACAGACTGAAAGAAGAATTTTAAGGAAAAAACAAGGGTGAATGTTGTTTAATGGCATACCCTTGTTTTATTGCCTCTTTTTTGCATACTGCACTTACCGTTAACTTGTCCTAATTTTTCCGTATGATTAAGACACCTCTCATAATCAAACATCTCTTACGCCTCGACAAAACGAACTGATTCATAACTAAGTTACTGATATTTAGGCAGCAAAGCCGACGCGCAATAGCGGGGAAAGGCAATCTGTTCATATTTTTACGCATTTCTTTAATACTTGTTCTCAAAAAAAATACATGATTTGAATATCAACTGATTGCACGTAAGTTGTTGCATAAGCTGAAAGGAACTTCTGAGACAAGAAGTACTTCTGTTGTATTTTTCGAAGGATAGAAGAGATGTCACTACCAAATGTAATTCTAACTGTGCTGAGCAATCGCGAAGCAACCGGTTATGATATCACCAAAGAATTCTCGCGCAGCATCGGTTATTTCTGGAAAGCGAGCCACCAACAGGTGTATCGCGAATTGAATAAAATGGCCGACAATAACTTGGCGACCTCCCGACTTGAACCGCAAAATGGCAAACCGGATCGTAAGGTCTACGCCATTACCGAGCTCGGACGACAGGCTCTGTTTGAATGGTTCCAGGAACCTGCTCGCAATCCAAAGATCCGCGATGAGTTCTTGGCCAAACTACTGGTTTGTGGTGTTCATAATTCAGAACCATTGCAAGAACAGCTTGAGGCACTCATTCAAGAGTCTCATTCGCTAATGAACAACTATGATGAACTGGAAAAAATCCACTTCGCGAATTACAAAGAGATGGATCGCCAGTCTCGTCTTGACCGCCTGACCCTGCGCCGCGGCATGCATAACCGTCAGGCGTGGATTAACTGGGCAGAAGAAGTCCTCATTGAACTTAAAGCAATCGAAAGTTCGAAAAGCAGCTGCGCAGGAGAAGTCCGTCTTTGTGGATAGATTGCCGGAAGTGGATATATTTGGTTGCTTCTTATAGCACGAGTATTTAAAAGTTTGTTGATAATATGTTAGATAATAAAAATGTAGTTCGACAACCG
This window contains:
- a CDS encoding PadR family transcriptional regulator is translated as MSLPNVILTVLSNREATGYDITKEFSRSIGYFWKASHQQVYRELNKMADNNLATSRLEPQNGKPDRKVYAITELGRQALFEWFQEPARNPKIRDEFLAKLLVCGVHNSEPLQEQLEALIQESHSLMNNYDELEKIHFANYKEMDRQSRLDRLTLRRGMHNRQAWINWAEEVLIELKAIESSKSSCAGEVRLCG
- a CDS encoding substrate-binding domain-containing protein, encoding MSIWFDVGGPVGGPYATVVQNGATQAADDLGVDLRVMYSDWQPQKMIENFKLALAAKPTGIVVMGHPGDSAYENLVNEAFSKGIQVTSVDTALPTTMANEQSKGFGYVGVSNAARGIHLAKEALRRGQFKAGDQAMVWGIKDIAERSDSTRGLISTLEEAGLTVDFLQISPETDKDPSLGTSVITAYLARNPNVKLIMVDHGALTSQMGNFLRNTGIRPQELYVAGFSLSPATADAIKTDYVQLVADSQPYLMGYLSVVQVVLSKRYGFSGLDINTGAGFVSQNNIDFIAPLAAKGIR
- the tnpC gene encoding IS66 family transposase, with product MSKLKKTDTVVPCVPSSLCPCCGDSHIAINQKPSYRHQVHEIPEPIVNITEYQVFHGRCQNCQTSVKGKRPQDTPQGIMGPNLMSYIALLAGQFHLSVRKIQELLKLQLGTSFSTGAISEAQGKVSSMLTPLHQAVRDAIQKAPMVHIDETSHIRNGESSLRWCWLMSSDDWVYERVLFSRSTHSAKVMLNEKFAGVVISDQCASYNWLNPEKHQFCLGHLKRNLQQMADYSGGGLTAFIGKRLTLLINMIFRTQHCYEEENISAEIYFRRMKRLRKSLTRWLHKGADVTTSRYSGRCKFILKHEVSLWVFLTAPLTIPLTNNEAERRLRGSVIMRKISFGTSSDRGDKFRGRIHTLVETCKKRSMSPFIALQQIVNAVVKKQPYPDIFNLCSG
- a CDS encoding DUF6444 domain-containing protein is translated as MKKKLSFKEEPPTVNSLNEAQALIQELWEKLRHYEDKLSTSSKNSSKSPSSDGPKERAERKKLKALVAAIRLELNKVTRANGEN
- a CDS encoding cache domain-containing protein, whose protein sequence is MNTEKSVLEAEQSNVSVKVAKLLNDNLKGQVDTVTRSLSYYYENSKLENIKAELATDITTFRDAIDNIYNNSDSAADAETSIHAFINEYRWDNGRYIFAYDAASIVNKANGANASIIGTSAYDKKDTNGNYYARNIVSATKANAIGFTSYHFLNPVTQKVEEKLTASFYFEPLNMVVATGEYISTLRRDELEAAINTISSSKYGQNGYFWVQDKSGKILAHPKAEIIGTIVPSTTSRIADRIKGQSEAFVKIAYENPTTKQTENKIAYARNIFPEWGWTIATGTYESDITSIQDGLTRATAEIFNDKVYMNIATAAVLLIIALLVATWSINKIVRGLVILKERIDTLSTGEADLTSRIDITSHDELGDIGKSVNNFIIYLQSMTLEISQASAHITDGIKHASETAVNTPKANDQALLEKDDVLEAPGSMTAVIRKLAAGDLSVDIPRGESDEIGHLADAISVFKKNALALREHQNELQKLVDERTTQLTEANNALNSEVAKHAKAREQAEQANKAKSSFLAHMSHEIRTPMNGIMGTLHLLDDTTLDNAQKHYTKTIISSGEILMGVLNNVLDYSKIEAGCFDINETNFRTDLIVGNVVNMLKARAKEKNIKLTYAVASDVPDYLHGDANKIIQILTNLVGNAIKFTNLGSVTIRVQLKEQLPEDRFLLKFEVLDTGKGIPERKQAVIFEPFEQVTQSEGGTGLGLPISKRFAEMLGGELMVYSEPDIGSRFILTLPLNAGEEGELISTDVTVSLTVPPLNILLVEDNETNVLVAKGFLDKLGHKVVVAMTGEMAQRAIEDHHVDIILMDINLPDTDGVTLTGRLREKANRYIPTIAFSAHVFRQDIESYLEAGLDGFLGKPVQFKRMQTVIANVYNGQSSKFDAVRDIDRDVDKEPAVTLFDYSVLEGDRQILGDGLVHDMVEMFYVRSATLTHEIKIQSSAKALELPVHSLKSSAGAIGLIALSKACEELEIACKQGADELALTKLSAALLAIYAPSIDRLKEEF